The following proteins are co-located in the Phycisphaerales bacterium genome:
- a CDS encoding HDOD domain-containing protein, producing MTVPATPTPDLARARQVEMILERVRTLPTLSPVAARLLAIGTIDEVLISDVVKIIESDPALSARILGLCRRADKGLGDRITTVKRAVLMLGIEAVRSAALSVSVYDLMTREDEQASEALDASMVSEHAEAESRNRRTESGGGERAFDRKGFWKHSIAVACAAELIAQNNPKLRVMPEEAFLAGLLHDVGKLVLELVLPRSYERVLALAHRRACDSGAVERTVLGLDHHTAGRRVAEHWGLPEPIQNVIWLHGQAWAALPEGPDRALTGIVTVAKAVCRRLHLGWSGDFGPVPDADRLWSDMGLKQGGPALIAGPLHVAIADRLKILGLDDTTPPGLLLESLANANRQLSDLNNALQERATLSVSQTKVLEAIEQFHALGGPRRTVAETMGVVAQSALRAFGPGYFGVLVQDEFAWRLVRLDASGVPVGAVMLEALPERLASALTALSHGAALNAGVLGLLPWLGKHVEAAGDKRKLRVMPIGVGGGGREEGPFALLLTDRDIGEGLAPGILRAVTATWSAALASAAERERSRRLHDQLVESNRAVADMQARLAEHEAMAKLGQTTAGAAHEMNNPLCVMSGHAQLLMRRLEDERDKAAAKAIADAAKELSSLISSLHLLSQTPECRPRPVAVRAVVDAAVAHARQRAGVETAVSVDIGVPTPTLDPELTEGVLTELMANALEACPAGPVSVEVVERDGCVEFVVEDAGPGLSEAARQHAFDPFFSDKRAGRGKGLGLTRAQRMAGAMGGEVRLVGLERGTRAVLRVPQ from the coding sequence ATGACGGTCCCGGCGACACCAACCCCAGACCTCGCCCGTGCCCGCCAGGTGGAGATGATCCTGGAGCGGGTGCGGACGCTGCCCACGCTGTCACCGGTGGCCGCGCGGCTGCTGGCGATCGGCACCATTGACGAGGTGCTGATCTCGGATGTGGTCAAGATCATCGAGAGCGACCCGGCGCTGTCGGCGCGGATCCTGGGCTTGTGCCGGCGGGCGGACAAGGGATTAGGCGACCGCATCACGACGGTGAAGCGGGCGGTGCTGATGCTGGGGATTGAGGCCGTGCGGTCGGCGGCGCTGTCGGTGAGCGTGTACGACCTGATGACGCGGGAGGATGAGCAGGCGAGCGAGGCGCTGGACGCGTCGATGGTGTCGGAGCATGCGGAAGCGGAGAGCCGGAATCGGAGAACCGAGAGCGGTGGCGGGGAGCGGGCGTTTGACCGCAAGGGGTTCTGGAAGCACTCAATCGCGGTGGCGTGCGCGGCGGAGTTGATCGCGCAGAACAATCCGAAGCTGCGGGTGATGCCGGAGGAGGCGTTCCTGGCGGGGCTGCTGCACGATGTGGGCAAGCTCGTGCTGGAGCTGGTGCTGCCGCGGAGCTACGAGCGGGTCTTGGCCCTCGCGCACCGGCGGGCGTGCGACAGCGGCGCGGTGGAGCGGACGGTGCTGGGGCTGGACCATCACACGGCCGGGCGGCGCGTGGCGGAGCACTGGGGGCTGCCGGAGCCGATCCAGAACGTGATCTGGCTGCATGGGCAGGCGTGGGCGGCGCTTCCGGAGGGGCCGGACCGGGCGCTGACGGGGATCGTGACGGTCGCGAAGGCGGTGTGCAGGCGGCTGCACCTGGGGTGGTCGGGGGACTTTGGGCCTGTGCCGGATGCGGACCGGCTGTGGTCGGACATGGGGCTCAAGCAGGGCGGGCCCGCGCTGATCGCGGGGCCGCTGCACGTGGCCATCGCTGACCGGTTGAAGATCCTGGGGCTGGACGACACGACGCCGCCGGGGCTGCTGCTGGAGAGCCTCGCGAACGCGAACCGGCAGCTGAGCGACCTCAACAACGCGCTGCAGGAGCGGGCGACGCTGAGCGTCTCGCAGACGAAGGTGCTGGAGGCGATCGAGCAGTTCCATGCGCTGGGGGGCCCAAGGCGCACAGTGGCGGAGACGATGGGCGTGGTGGCGCAGTCGGCGCTGCGGGCGTTCGGGCCGGGCTACTTCGGGGTGCTGGTGCAGGATGAGTTCGCGTGGCGGCTGGTGCGGCTGGATGCGTCGGGCGTGCCCGTGGGGGCGGTGATGCTGGAGGCGCTGCCGGAGCGGCTGGCGTCGGCGCTCACGGCATTGTCGCACGGGGCGGCGCTGAACGCGGGGGTGCTGGGGCTGCTGCCGTGGCTGGGCAAGCATGTGGAGGCGGCGGGCGACAAGCGGAAGCTGCGGGTGATGCCGATCGGCGTGGGCGGTGGCGGGCGCGAGGAGGGGCCGTTCGCGCTGCTGCTGACGGACCGGGACATCGGCGAAGGGCTCGCGCCGGGCATCCTGCGGGCGGTGACGGCGACGTGGAGCGCGGCCCTGGCGAGCGCGGCGGAGCGGGAGCGCTCGCGGCGGCTGCACGATCAGCTGGTGGAGTCCAACCGCGCGGTGGCGGACATGCAGGCGCGGCTGGCCGAGCACGAGGCGATGGCGAAGCTGGGGCAGACGACCGCGGGGGCGGCGCACGAGATGAATAACCCGCTGTGCGTGATGTCGGGGCATGCGCAGCTGCTGATGCGGCGACTGGAGGATGAGAGGGACAAGGCCGCGGCGAAGGCGATCGCGGACGCGGCGAAGGAGCTGTCGAGCCTGATCTCGAGCCTGCACCTGCTGTCGCAGACGCCCGAGTGCCGCCCGAGGCCGGTGGCGGTGCGGGCGGTGGTGGACGCGGCGGTGGCTCATGCTCGCCAGCGTGCGGGGGTGGAGACGGCCGTGAGCGTTGACATCGGTGTGCCCACGCCGACGCTGGACCCGGAGCTCACCGAGGGCGTGCTGACGGAACTTATGGCCAATGCGCTGGAGGCGTGCCCGGCGGGGCCGGTGTCGGTGGAGGTCGTTGAGCGCGATGGGTGCGTGGAGTTTGTGGTGGAGGACGCGGGGCCGGGGCTGAGCGAGGCGGCGCGCCAGCACGCGTTTGACCCGTTCTTCTCCGACAAGCGGGCGGGGCGGGGGAAGGGGCTTGGGTTGACGCGGGCGCAGCGGATGGCGGGGGCGATGGGCGGGGAGGTGCGGCTGGTTGGGTTGGAGCGGGGGACGCGGGCGGTGCTGCGGGTGCCGCAGTAG
- a CDS encoding tetratricopeptide repeat protein — translation MSSSPHERINTLIDQGQHAAAIPLLERALARSPRDLELVSMMSYVLAKVNDNARAEHFARRLLAGMPDHPQALHNLANILLRLGRTEEAEPLFLRALERAPDEPQISIGLGELYSRSNRHVQAERVLARALASNPSHPVLRANWTHTFQPRGRLDEGLPMLRALAAQNPHDLNLADALCCTLNYAPDAEPAEIFKAHRAFGLLLEQQLGVPDAPPPAPPRPDGRLRVGLVSPDLREHAVAHLIENFLEYADRSTLHVACYPLGPEDDTSKRLRRRADQWTSLRGRTFGDAAKAVRADGVDVLIDLAGHTAGHALPLFALRPAPVQMTYTGYPNTTGLRACDFRIVDSLTDPHGVEPFHTERLLRLDPCYMSYRAPRELPPLRPAPSDPQTVITFGSFSSLLKMNGPLLALWARVLHAVPSSRLVLMHTGLREPEVRDDLRQRFAALGIDPARIDPRPPAPTREGVLPAYSELDIALDTFPYNGAVTVVEALLMGVPYVSLAGRTSASRAALSILTAVGHPELCAATEDDYVRVAVELANDASRRAALRQQLRNEVLASPICDGPGFARRFRDLLQQAWAERVTPRAKEA, via the coding sequence ATGTCGAGCTCCCCGCACGAGCGGATCAACACGCTGATCGACCAGGGTCAGCACGCCGCGGCCATCCCGCTGCTCGAACGCGCCCTCGCGCGCAGCCCCCGCGACCTCGAGCTTGTCTCCATGATGTCGTACGTGCTCGCCAAGGTGAACGACAACGCCCGCGCCGAGCACTTCGCCCGCAGGCTGCTCGCAGGCATGCCCGACCACCCGCAGGCCCTGCACAACCTCGCCAACATCCTGCTGCGGCTGGGTCGCACCGAGGAAGCCGAGCCGCTGTTCCTCCGCGCCCTCGAACGGGCCCCCGATGAGCCGCAGATCAGCATCGGCCTGGGTGAGCTCTACTCGCGGTCCAACCGGCACGTGCAGGCCGAGCGTGTGCTCGCGCGGGCCCTGGCGAGCAACCCCTCGCACCCGGTCCTCCGCGCCAACTGGACCCACACCTTCCAGCCCCGCGGCCGCCTCGACGAAGGCCTGCCGATGCTCCGCGCCCTCGCGGCCCAGAACCCTCACGACCTCAACCTCGCCGACGCCCTCTGCTGCACGCTCAACTACGCGCCCGACGCTGAGCCTGCTGAGATCTTCAAAGCCCACCGCGCGTTCGGCCTGCTGCTCGAGCAGCAGCTGGGCGTGCCCGACGCACCGCCGCCAGCGCCGCCCCGCCCCGACGGGCGGCTGCGGGTTGGCCTGGTGTCCCCCGACCTGCGCGAGCACGCGGTGGCGCACCTCATCGAGAACTTCCTCGAGTACGCCGACCGCTCCACGCTGCACGTGGCCTGCTACCCGCTGGGCCCCGAGGACGACACATCGAAGCGTCTCCGCCGGCGCGCGGACCAATGGACCTCGCTCCGCGGGCGCACTTTCGGCGACGCCGCGAAGGCCGTGCGCGCCGATGGCGTCGACGTGCTCATCGACCTTGCGGGGCATACCGCCGGGCACGCGCTGCCGCTCTTCGCACTCCGCCCCGCGCCGGTGCAGATGACCTACACCGGCTACCCCAACACCACAGGCCTGCGCGCCTGCGACTTCCGCATCGTCGATTCGCTCACCGACCCGCACGGCGTCGAACCCTTCCACACCGAGCGCCTGCTGCGGCTGGACCCCTGCTACATGTCCTACCGCGCGCCGCGCGAGCTCCCGCCCCTCCGGCCTGCGCCCAGCGACCCGCAGACCGTCATTACGTTCGGTTCGTTCTCCAGCCTCCTCAAGATGAACGGCCCGCTGCTCGCTTTGTGGGCGCGCGTGCTCCACGCGGTCCCCAGCTCGCGCCTGGTGCTCATGCACACCGGCCTCAGAGAACCAGAAGTCCGCGACGACCTTCGCCAGCGTTTCGCCGCGCTCGGCATCGACCCCGCCCGCATCGACCCGCGACCTCCCGCACCGACGCGCGAGGGCGTGCTCCCCGCCTACAGCGAGCTCGACATCGCCCTCGACACCTTCCCCTACAACGGCGCGGTCACCGTGGTCGAGGCCCTGCTCATGGGTGTGCCCTATGTCTCGCTCGCGGGCCGGACGTCCGCCAGCCGCGCGGCCTTGTCGATCCTCACCGCCGTGGGCCACCCCGAGCTCTGCGCGGCGACCGAGGACGACTACGTCCGCGTCGCTGTAGAGCTCGCGAATGACGCGTCCCGCCGCGCCGCCCTGCGGCAGCAGCTCCGTAATGAGGTCCTCGCCAGCCCCATCTGCGACGGCCCCGGCTTCGCCCGCCGGTTCCGCGACCTGCTGCAGCAGGCCTGGGCCGAGCGCGTCACCCCAAGAGCTAAGGAAGCCTGA
- a CDS encoding response regulator encodes MSMEPENEDLSTKRVFTTGEAAQICKVSQQTIIRCFDSGRLTGFRVPGSKFRRIPRDELVRFMRANNIPLSALGSGRKRVLAVDDDPRIVELYVDLLGRDGRFDVKTAGNGYDAGLLTEAFRPQLIILDYMLPDINGNIVCQRVRENANLADTKVLCVSGVVNQAEIDGLISAGANAFLKKPFDVPVLMGKIEELLELEAEAGEEGQSSKLKAQSSNGNGVH; translated from the coding sequence ATGTCAATGGAACCCGAGAACGAGGACCTGTCGACCAAGCGCGTGTTCACCACGGGCGAGGCGGCGCAGATCTGCAAGGTGAGCCAGCAGACGATCATCCGCTGCTTTGATTCAGGGCGGCTGACGGGCTTCCGCGTGCCGGGGAGCAAGTTCCGGCGGATCCCGCGGGATGAGCTCGTGCGGTTCATGCGGGCGAACAACATCCCGCTGTCGGCGCTGGGGAGCGGGCGCAAGCGCGTGCTGGCGGTGGACGACGACCCGCGGATCGTGGAGCTGTACGTCGATCTGCTGGGGCGGGACGGGCGGTTCGACGTCAAGACGGCGGGGAACGGGTACGACGCGGGGCTGCTGACCGAGGCGTTCCGGCCGCAGCTGATCATCCTGGACTACATGCTGCCGGACATCAACGGCAACATCGTGTGCCAGCGGGTGCGCGAGAACGCGAACCTGGCGGACACCAAGGTGCTGTGCGTGAGCGGCGTGGTGAACCAGGCGGAAATCGACGGGCTGATTTCCGCTGGGGCGAACGCGTTCCTCAAGAAGCCGTTCGATGTGCCGGTGCTGATGGGCAAGATCGAGGAGCTGCTGGAGCTGGAGGCGGAGGCGGGGGAGGAAGGCCAGAGCTCAAAGCTCAAAGCGCAGAGCTCAAATGGGAACGGAGTGCACTAG